A window of the Mucilaginibacter sp. cycad4 genome harbors these coding sequences:
- a CDS encoding DUF6249 domain-containing protein — protein MKQLMPFIIIIVFFILIAIFILALYNYRLKKRIINAGPLDENSVKFLAQLGSGNEALKWGLILLCAGIGFIVMEFIPYSAEDSPVPYGVEMIFISAGFLIYYLLLRRRKD, from the coding sequence ATGAAACAGTTAATGCCATTTATCATAATTATCGTATTTTTTATACTGATAGCCATATTTATACTTGCCCTTTATAATTACAGGTTAAAGAAACGGATTATTAATGCAGGCCCCCTGGATGAAAACAGCGTCAAGTTTTTGGCCCAGTTGGGTTCGGGTAACGAAGCTTTGAAATGGGGGCTCATCCTCCTTTGCGCCGGAATAGGTTTTATAGTAATGGAATTTATCCCTTACAGCGCCGAAGATTCACCCGTTCCTTATGGGGTTGAGATGATCTTTATCTCAGCCGGCTTTCTAATCTATTACCTGCTGCTTCGCCGCCGTAAAGATTAA
- a CDS encoding NAD(P)/FAD-dependent oxidoreductase has translation MKDFDMIIIGGSSAGLSAGMALGRAMRKVLIIDSGIPCNRQTPHSHNFFTRDGQTPHEILTIAREQTLKYPTITLLHNEAAHCIPVPNGFEVSTRSGEVFGAKKVILAAGIKDQMPDIPGFAECWGISVIHCPYCHGYEYGHQHTGIFANGEMAFELAKLISNWTKELTVFTNGKSTLTDDQQTIILNNNIRIVEEKIEALDHYNGQITAIRLQNGTEIKLMALYARLPFVQHSDIALQLGCEFTKQGHIQVDARQKTTIPGVYACGDSASGIRSIANAVNSGTMAGVMANLELIDEVFLAGK, from the coding sequence ATGAAGGATTTTGATATGATCATTATCGGCGGCAGCAGTGCCGGTTTATCGGCAGGCATGGCTTTGGGCCGCGCCATGCGTAAAGTATTAATTATTGATAGCGGCATACCCTGCAACCGCCAAACGCCACATTCACACAACTTTTTTACCCGCGATGGCCAAACTCCGCACGAGATTTTGACTATTGCCCGCGAACAGACTTTAAAATACCCAACCATTACGCTGCTTCATAACGAGGCTGCCCATTGCATTCCAGTGCCAAACGGCTTTGAGGTCAGTACAAGATCCGGAGAAGTATTCGGCGCGAAAAAGGTTATTCTTGCCGCAGGCATTAAAGACCAGATGCCTGATATTCCGGGATTTGCTGAATGCTGGGGCATATCGGTTATACATTGTCCTTATTGCCATGGCTACGAGTACGGGCATCAGCATACCGGCATATTTGCCAATGGGGAAATGGCTTTTGAACTGGCCAAACTTATTTCAAACTGGACAAAGGAGCTAACCGTGTTCACGAATGGCAAATCAACTTTAACCGACGACCAGCAAACCATCATCCTAAATAACAATATCCGGATTGTTGAAGAAAAAATAGAAGCACTTGATCATTATAACGGCCAGATTACCGCTATCAGGCTACAAAATGGTACCGAAATAAAATTAATGGCTTTATATGCAAGGCTCCCCTTTGTGCAGCATAGTGATATTGCATTGCAGTTGGGTTGCGAGTTTACCAAGCAGGGCCATATCCAGGTTGATGCGCGGCAAAAAACTACCATACCGGGTGTTTATGCCTGTGGCGACAGTGCTTCAGGCATTCGCTCCATAGCCAACGCGGTTAACAGCGGCACCATGGCAGGCGTTATGGCGAATCTGGAATTAATTGATGAGGTTTTCCTGGCGGGGAAGTAG
- the murQ gene encoding N-acetylmuramic acid 6-phosphate etherase, whose product METTTERESHYKNLEKQAVREILENINNEDKTVPLAVEKALPQIEALATITARRMKNGGRLFYIGAGTSGRLGVVDASECPPTFGVPFDMVVGLIAGGDGAIRKAVEFAEDDAVQAWKDLEAFDINDKDVVVGIAASGTTPYVIGGLKTANEHNLVTGCIVCNSGSPVAAVAQYPVEVVTGPEFLTGSTRMKAGTAQKLVLNMLSTSVMIQLGRVKGNRMVDMQLSNHKLVNRGTHMVMDETGLSEEEAAGLLKQYGSVRSAVDHFKK is encoded by the coding sequence ATGGAAACCACCACCGAAAGGGAATCGCACTATAAAAACCTCGAAAAACAGGCCGTAAGGGAAATTTTAGAAAACATTAATAACGAGGATAAAACCGTTCCCCTTGCTGTGGAAAAGGCCCTGCCGCAGATAGAAGCGCTTGCTACCATCACTGCCCGGAGGATGAAAAACGGCGGCAGGTTGTTTTACATAGGCGCCGGTACAAGCGGCCGTTTAGGTGTGGTTGATGCATCGGAATGCCCGCCAACATTCGGCGTTCCGTTTGATATGGTAGTAGGCTTGATAGCCGGTGGCGATGGCGCAATCCGTAAAGCAGTTGAATTTGCCGAAGATGATGCTGTACAGGCCTGGAAAGATCTGGAGGCTTTTGACATTAATGATAAAGATGTAGTTGTTGGCATTGCGGCTTCGGGCACTACGCCTTATGTAATTGGCGGTTTAAAAACAGCCAATGAGCATAATTTAGTTACCGGCTGCATTGTTTGTAACAGCGGCAGCCCGGTTGCGGCTGTGGCACAGTACCCGGTTGAAGTGGTAACCGGTCCGGAGTTTTTAACAGGATCAACCCGTATGAAGGCCGGTACCGCACAAAAATTAGTTTTAAATATGCTGAGCACAAGCGTAATGATCCAGCTTGGCCGTGTAAAAGGGAACAGGATGGTTGATATGCAATTAAGCAATCATAAATTAGTGAACAGGGGCACACATATGGTAATGGACGAAACCGGCTTGAGCGAAGAGGAAGCAGCCGGGTTACTGAAACAATACGGCAGCGTACGGAGCGCTGTTGATCATTTTAAAAAATAA
- a CDS encoding sigma-70 family RNA polymerase sigma factor, with translation MFNEHEVISRILNKDLRAFELLVKQYEKLVFFVINRLVQDQQNKEDICQEVFIKIHQNLHRFEFQSKLSTWIARIAYLTAVNYLKKNKNNSTAEYPENIDNYHFTDENPEQELIKKNTAAYVNLLIEQMPHQYKTVLTLYHLNEFSCAEIEEITGIPEGTVKSHLFRARKLLKEKIEKDLKKENI, from the coding sequence ATGTTTAATGAACACGAGGTTATATCCAGGATATTAAATAAAGATCTCCGGGCTTTTGAACTGCTTGTAAAGCAATACGAAAAGCTGGTCTTCTTCGTGATAAACCGGTTGGTGCAAGACCAGCAAAACAAGGAGGATATATGCCAGGAAGTTTTTATTAAGATCCACCAAAACCTGCACCGGTTTGAGTTTCAGTCGAAACTATCAACCTGGATAGCACGTATAGCCTATTTAACTGCTGTAAACTATTTAAAAAAGAACAAGAACAATTCCACTGCCGAATATCCCGAAAATATTGATAATTATCATTTTACAGATGAAAACCCGGAGCAGGAACTGATAAAAAAGAATACCGCAGCATATGTTAACCTGCTTATTGAGCAAATGCCGCATCAATATAAAACAGTGTTAACGCTGTACCACCTTAATGAGTTTTCATGTGCGGAGATCGAAGAGATCACAGGAATTCCGGAAGGAACAGTGAAAAGCCATCTTTTCAGGGCACGAAAATTATTGAAAGAGAAAATTGAAAAAGACCTTAAGAAAGAAAACATATGA
- a CDS encoding S41 family peptidase, which produces MKRTAGVIFRTIILLLVGVMIGQVLNKDFAARNLGFSFVSNSKIAKVLQLVDRNYVDSVNIDSIEGVSVNNLLQNLDPHSLYLPQQQAQSINERLDGGFNGIGIEYQLLRDTLIITQVYAGGPAEKAGLLVGSKVINVDDKKFSGSKLTATRINGVFRGEKDAEIKLSVVPPLSKDLKILTVKRGHVDLSSVDAAYMADAKTGYIKISKFSATTDVDFRKALTALKVDGMNKLLLDLRGNGGGYLNAATSLADEFLTDGKLIVYTKGIHEPRTDYFATDSGMFQKGKLTVLIDEYSASASEILAGALQDLDRATIVGRRSFGKGLVQQQFAFDDGSAVNLTVARYYTPSGRSIQKSYKNGVDSYRNELAQRMQKGELFSEQSNLNDSVFKGTPSYHTSSGRKVFSGGGIMPDVFVPADTSRFTPLIQDLSQQQLFTAYVVDCQQQLLKKYPTEADFLKQYAVSNDDVDKFILYASQTIKEMDSHEVQISREPIKTILKAQAARFKWGDNAYFKVINTDDVAFKKGLEQ; this is translated from the coding sequence ATGAAGAGGACCGCGGGTGTAATTTTCCGGACAATAATTCTGCTGCTGGTAGGGGTGATGATAGGCCAGGTGCTTAACAAGGATTTTGCCGCGCGTAACCTTGGCTTCTCTTTTGTGAGCAATAGTAAGATAGCAAAGGTACTGCAACTGGTTGACCGTAACTATGTTGACAGCGTTAATATCGATAGCATTGAAGGGGTATCGGTAAATAACCTGCTTCAAAACCTCGATCCGCATTCGCTTTATTTACCGCAGCAGCAGGCGCAATCCATCAATGAACGGTTAGACGGTGGTTTTAACGGTATCGGTATCGAATATCAGTTGCTGCGTGATACACTGATCATTACACAGGTTTATGCGGGGGGCCCGGCCGAAAAGGCAGGACTGCTGGTGGGAAGTAAGGTGATCAATGTTGATGATAAGAAGTTTTCGGGCAGTAAGCTAACGGCTACCCGTATAAATGGTGTTTTCAGGGGTGAAAAGGATGCTGAAATAAAATTGAGCGTTGTGCCTCCGCTGAGCAAAGATTTAAAAATACTTACCGTTAAGCGCGGACATGTTGACCTGAGCAGTGTTGATGCCGCCTATATGGCCGATGCCAAAACTGGTTATATCAAAATCAGTAAGTTTTCGGCTACTACCGACGTCGATTTCAGAAAGGCGTTAACGGCCCTAAAAGTTGACGGCATGAATAAGTTACTACTTGACCTGAGAGGCAATGGCGGCGGCTACCTGAATGCTGCTACCTCATTAGCTGATGAGTTTTTAACCGACGGGAAGCTGATAGTTTATACCAAAGGTATACACGAACCCCGTACCGATTATTTTGCTACAGATTCGGGCATGTTTCAAAAAGGGAAGCTTACCGTGCTTATTGATGAATACTCGGCTTCGGCCAGCGAAATTTTAGCAGGTGCCTTGCAGGACCTGGACAGGGCCACTATTGTTGGGCGCCGGTCGTTTGGTAAAGGCCTGGTGCAGCAGCAGTTTGCTTTTGACGACGGTTCGGCAGTGAATTTAACGGTGGCAAGGTATTATACCCCTTCGGGCCGCTCTATCCAGAAATCATACAAAAACGGGGTGGACAGTTACCGTAATGAACTGGCCCAGCGCATGCAAAAGGGCGAGCTTTTTTCAGAACAAAGCAACCTGAACGACAGTGTTTTTAAAGGAACGCCATCATACCATACCTCAAGCGGGCGTAAAGTTTTTAGCGGCGGCGGTATCATGCCTGATGTTTTTGTACCGGCGGATACCAGCAGGTTTACACCGCTTATCCAGGACCTGAGCCAGCAGCAATTATTTACCGCTTATGTTGTTGACTGCCAGCAGCAATTGCTTAAAAAATATCCTACAGAAGCTGACTTTTTAAAACAATACGCCGTTAGTAATGATGACGTGGATAAATTTATCCTGTATGCTTCGCAAACCATTAAAGAAATGGATTCGCACGAAGTTCAGATCTCCAGGGAACCTATAAAAACTATCCTCAAAGCCCAGGCAGCCCGCTTTAAATGGGGGGATAATGCCTACTTCAAAGTGATCAACACCGATGATGTGGCCTTTAAAAAAGGGTTGGAGCAGTAA
- a CDS encoding glycoside hydrolase family 127 protein has protein sequence MTTRKITGRFLTLFSISVCIISIQAQAQTQLNSFRLQQVKLLPGVFKDAQLTDKAYILALDPDRLLAPYLTEAGLKPKKKNYENWENTGLDGHIGGHYLSALSFMYAATHDAELNRRLDYMLAQLKRCQDKTGSGYLGGTPGGTAMWKDIAAGKIEADTFSLNKKWVPLYNIHKLFAGLRDAYMIAGKSQAKEILVRLTDYIYSVSLKLTDKQIQTMLISEQGGLNEVFADVSVITGQNKYLTLARRFSHKETLNPLIQRHDELNGLHANMQIPKAVGFQRISEVGGDADYGKAAQFFWETVVNNRSVVIGGNSVNEHFNPAGNFTKMITDIAGPETCNSYNMLKLTRHLFEKAADVKYMDFYERVLYNHILSSQHPVHGGFVYYTSMRPRHYRVYSQPQVDMWCCVGSGMENHGKYGELIYSYQQKNLYVNLFIASRLNWAAQGLVLSQQTKFPDTETTKLLVEAVKPGKFDINIRYPHWVKAGKLQIKINGTEVPVDARPGSYVKLNRLWKKGDEIAIRLPMELSTEALPDSSHYVAFLNGPIVLAAKTDTTDLDNLIADGDQFEGYRARGKTYPLNEAPILASNQPDLEKYLKPVAGKPQTFIAPELISPAKFKKLELIPFYKLHDARYMIYWHQGNLKDTY, from the coding sequence ATGACAACCAGGAAAATAACAGGTCGTTTTTTAACGCTGTTTTCAATATCAGTTTGTATTATCTCTATTCAAGCACAAGCCCAAACCCAACTGAATTCCTTTCGGTTGCAACAGGTTAAGCTATTGCCCGGTGTATTTAAAGATGCACAATTAACAGACAAGGCTTACATCCTGGCTTTAGATCCTGATCGGTTGTTGGCTCCTTACCTAACCGAAGCAGGGCTTAAGCCTAAAAAGAAAAACTATGAAAACTGGGAAAACACCGGGTTAGACGGGCACATCGGCGGGCACTATTTATCGGCCCTGTCCTTTATGTACGCCGCCACTCACGATGCGGAACTAAACCGCCGGTTGGATTATATGCTGGCCCAATTGAAACGCTGCCAGGATAAAACAGGAAGTGGTTATCTTGGTGGTACACCCGGAGGGACAGCAATGTGGAAGGATATCGCTGCAGGTAAAATTGAAGCCGACACCTTCTCCCTCAATAAAAAATGGGTACCCCTTTATAATATCCACAAACTTTTTGCCGGCCTCAGGGATGCCTATATGATTGCCGGGAAAAGCCAGGCAAAAGAAATACTGGTGCGGTTAACAGACTATATCTATAGCGTTTCCCTCAAACTGACTGATAAGCAGATCCAAACCATGCTGATTTCTGAACAGGGTGGCTTAAATGAAGTTTTTGCCGACGTATCGGTTATAACCGGCCAAAATAAATACCTTACCCTGGCACGGAGGTTCTCACATAAAGAGACCTTAAACCCATTGATCCAAAGGCATGATGAGCTCAATGGACTGCATGCCAATATGCAAATCCCTAAGGCTGTAGGCTTTCAGCGCATCTCAGAAGTTGGCGGCGATGCAGATTATGGCAAGGCTGCTCAGTTTTTCTGGGAAACGGTAGTAAATAACCGTTCAGTTGTAATAGGCGGCAACAGTGTAAATGAGCATTTTAACCCAGCGGGCAATTTCACTAAAATGATCACAGATATTGCAGGCCCGGAAACTTGTAACTCCTATAATATGCTCAAACTAACCCGCCATCTTTTTGAAAAGGCGGCAGATGTTAAGTATATGGATTTTTACGAGCGGGTTTTGTATAATCATATCCTTTCGAGCCAGCATCCCGTACACGGTGGCTTTGTTTATTACACCTCTATGCGCCCGCGCCATTATCGCGTTTACTCGCAGCCTCAGGTTGATATGTGGTGCTGTGTGGGTTCGGGCATGGAAAACCATGGCAAATATGGCGAGCTCATCTACAGCTATCAGCAAAAAAACCTGTATGTAAACCTGTTTATTGCGTCCCGGTTAAATTGGGCTGCACAAGGGCTTGTACTTTCGCAGCAAACCAAATTTCCGGATACGGAAACTACCAAACTTTTAGTTGAAGCAGTGAAGCCTGGTAAATTCGACATTAATATCCGCTACCCTCATTGGGTAAAGGCAGGTAAACTGCAAATAAAGATCAATGGTACGGAAGTACCTGTTGATGCCCGGCCCGGCTCATATGTAAAGCTTAACAGATTGTGGAAAAAAGGCGATGAAATAGCAATTCGTTTACCTATGGAATTGAGCACCGAAGCATTACCGGATAGCTCGCATTATGTAGCATTTTTAAACGGGCCAATTGTATTAGCGGCTAAAACCGACACTACCGATCTTGATAACTTAATTGCCGATGGCGACCAGTTTGAGGGTTACCGTGCCCGTGGTAAAACTTATCCGTTAAATGAGGCACCTATACTTGCAAGCAACCAGCCTGATCTTGAAAAATACCTGAAACCAGTAGCCGGAAAACCTCAAACTTTCATTGCGCCTGAACTGATCAGTCCGGCGAAGTTTAAAAAACTGGAACTGATCCCTTTTTACAAATTACATGATGCCCGGTATATGATCTATTGGCACCAGGGGAATTTGAAAGATACCTATTAA
- a CDS encoding C40 family peptidase: protein MKPVKPAVLHAAKKHKANKTARSHSHSRLRHHYAEVEANYETGETTPDELVEFAQTLKGIRYRYGSSNPEKGFDCSGFVNYVFTHFGISIPRSSSDFTPVKGIDIREAKFGDLILFTGTRSHNYHSAGHIGIVISQPGEPLVFIHSTSGDENGVTETAMNDRYQRRYIKTIRVFKEDLQAGEEEDAVPDAIEEAR from the coding sequence ATGAAGCCGGTAAAGCCAGCCGTACTTCATGCAGCAAAAAAACATAAAGCTAATAAAACGGCAAGGTCGCATAGTCATTCGCGGCTGAGGCATCATTATGCCGAAGTTGAGGCCAATTATGAAACTGGCGAAACCACACCTGATGAACTGGTTGAATTTGCCCAAACCCTGAAAGGCATCAGGTACCGGTATGGTTCAAGCAATCCGGAAAAAGGTTTTGATTGCTCGGGTTTTGTTAATTATGTTTTTACCCATTTCGGCATCTCTATCCCCCGCAGCTCATCGGATTTTACACCTGTTAAGGGTATCGATATTAGAGAGGCCAAATTTGGCGATCTGATATTATTTACCGGTACCCGCAGCCATAATTACCACAGTGCCGGCCACATTGGTATAGTTATATCGCAACCCGGCGAGCCGTTGGTATTTATCCACTCTACATCGGGCGATGAAAATGGGGTTACAGAAACTGCCATGAATGATCGTTACCAGCGCAGGTATATTAAAACCATCCGTGTGTTTAAGGAAGATCTGCAAGCCGGAGAAGAAGAAGACGCCGTACCGGATGCGATAGAAGAAGCGCGTTAA
- a CDS encoding Bax inhibitor-1/YccA family protein, which yields MEIKDPEYVYKNVIQLNEQDASRKFIANVFVWMFVALGLSALCAFIFSGNQALYEMLRDPATGGNTGLGTIVMFAPLAFVLIISFGFNRLSYGVAALLFIAFSAVMGISLSYILRVFTESSVLGVFITTSVVFGIMAVAGYTTNTDLTKFGSIMMMGLIGIIVASLFNMFMHSSQLEYIISYVGIAVFVGLTAYDVQKLKRIGAGLEYGTSSTSKMALLGGLTLYLDFINLFLMILRLFGRRR from the coding sequence ATGGAAATTAAAGATCCCGAATACGTTTATAAAAACGTAATACAATTAAATGAACAAGATGCGTCGCGCAAATTCATAGCTAATGTATTTGTGTGGATGTTTGTTGCCCTGGGGCTTTCGGCCTTGTGTGCGTTCATATTTTCAGGTAACCAGGCGTTATATGAAATGCTTAGGGACCCTGCCACCGGCGGCAATACCGGTTTAGGTACCATTGTAATGTTTGCGCCGCTTGCGTTCGTACTGATAATCTCATTTGGCTTTAACCGTTTATCATACGGTGTAGCAGCACTGCTGTTTATCGCTTTTTCGGCAGTTATGGGTATTAGTTTAAGTTATATACTAAGAGTGTTTACAGAAAGCTCGGTACTTGGCGTATTTATTACAACCTCTGTTGTTTTCGGTATAATGGCCGTGGCAGGGTATACAACCAATACCGATCTTACCAAGTTTGGATCGATCATGATGATGGGTCTTATTGGTATTATCGTAGCATCGTTATTTAACATGTTTATGCATAGTTCTCAGTTAGAATACATCATCAGTTATGTTGGCATCGCAGTATTTGTTGGATTAACCGCTTATGATGTTCAGAAATTGAAACGCATAGGAGCCGGTCTTGAATATGGCACCTCATCAACAAGTAAAATGGCCCTTTTAGGTGGTTTAACATTGTACCTTGACTTCATCAACCTTTTCCTGATGATCCTCCGTTTATTCGGCAGAAGAAGATAA
- the der gene encoding ribosome biogenesis GTPase Der, with the protein MSNIVAIVGRPNVGKSTLYNRLTESRKAIVDDFSGVTRDRHYGLAEWLNHNFTVIDTGGYVANSDDVFETAIREQVDIAIEEASVILFVVDVTTGITDLDDEIANRLRKSKKPVFVVVNKLDNNNQVADAMVFYSLGLGEIYSISSMTGSGTGELLDEVVKHFEDEVLEENTRPKYAIVGRPNVGKSSIINALIGKDRNIVTPIAGTTRDSIHIHYNQYGHDFMLIDTAGMRKKTKVKENIEFYSVMRTIKALEEADVIILMIDAVEGFESQDINIFHLAEKNKKGVVIVVNKWDLIEKNSKTIKVFEEQIRDKIAPFTDVPIVFTSVTEKQRVLKVIDVANKVYQNRARKIPTSKLNEVMLPIIENYPPPSIKGKYVKIKYITQIAGTSPMFAFFCNLPQYVKEPYYRFIENKLRENFEFSGAPVQVWFRQK; encoded by the coding sequence ATGAGTAACATAGTAGCCATTGTGGGCAGGCCCAACGTAGGCAAATCAACATTATATAACCGTTTAACCGAAAGCCGGAAGGCTATTGTTGATGACTTTAGCGGTGTCACGCGCGACAGGCATTACGGCCTTGCCGAATGGCTTAACCACAACTTTACCGTTATTGATACGGGCGGCTACGTAGCCAACTCCGACGATGTATTTGAAACCGCCATTCGCGAGCAGGTTGATATAGCCATTGAAGAAGCTTCGGTGATCCTGTTTGTTGTTGATGTTACTACCGGCATTACCGATCTGGACGATGAGATTGCAAACCGCCTGCGCAAAAGCAAAAAACCTGTTTTTGTGGTAGTGAACAAACTGGATAATAATAACCAGGTTGCGGATGCCATGGTATTTTACAGCCTTGGCCTTGGTGAAATCTACAGCATTTCATCAATGACAGGCTCTGGCACTGGTGAACTGCTCGACGAAGTAGTAAAACACTTTGAAGACGAAGTACTTGAAGAAAATACCCGCCCTAAATATGCCATTGTTGGCCGCCCTAACGTGGGTAAATCATCTATTATTAATGCCCTTATCGGCAAAGACCGTAACATTGTTACCCCAATAGCCGGCACCACCCGCGATTCTATCCACATCCATTATAACCAGTATGGTCATGATTTTATGCTGATTGATACTGCAGGGATGCGTAAAAAAACAAAGGTTAAAGAAAATATCGAGTTTTACTCGGTAATGCGTACCATCAAAGCACTGGAAGAAGCCGATGTAATTATCCTGATGATCGATGCTGTTGAAGGCTTTGAATCGCAGGATATCAACATCTTCCACCTGGCCGAAAAGAACAAAAAAGGCGTAGTGATTGTGGTTAATAAATGGGATTTGATCGAGAAAAACAGCAAAACCATCAAAGTATTTGAAGAGCAGATCCGCGATAAGATAGCCCCTTTTACCGATGTACCTATCGTATTTACTTCGGTTACCGAAAAGCAGAGGGTATTAAAAGTGATTGATGTGGCCAACAAGGTTTACCAGAACCGTGCCCGCAAAATCCCTACTTCAAAACTGAACGAGGTAATGCTGCCCATTATCGAAAATTACCCTCCGCCATCCATAAAAGGTAAATACGTTAAAATAAAATACATTACCCAAATTGCCGGTACTTCGCCAATGTTTGCGTTTTTCTGCAATTTGCCGCAATACGTTAAGGAGCCTTACTACCGGTTTATTGAAAACAAACTCCGCGAAAATTTTGAGTTTTCGGGTGCGCCCGTGCAAGTTTGGTTCAGGCAGAAGTAA
- the era gene encoding GTPase Era codes for MAHQAGFVSIIGKPNAGKSTLMNALVGEKMSIITPKAQTTRHRILGIVNDENYQIVFSDTPGVIKPHYALHESMMHQVDGSIVDADLILLVTHIYEEYDEADVLKKLERSSAPLAVLINKIDQSDEETVKKKVEFWQEKLNPKAIFAISALHGHNIKAIMDFVIENLPEHAAYYEKDALTDRNDRFFASEMIREQVFKQYKKEIPYSTEVIVTAFIEGEKLYRISAEIIVERESQKNIIIGKGGEMLKITGTYARRAMEDFFQQKVFLEMFVKVIPDWRTKKNYLKQFGYE; via the coding sequence ATGGCTCATCAGGCAGGTTTTGTAAGTATAATAGGTAAACCCAACGCAGGGAAATCAACCCTTATGAACGCGCTGGTGGGCGAAAAAATGTCCATCATCACCCCAAAAGCGCAGACTACACGCCACAGGATCCTGGGTATTGTGAATGATGAAAACTACCAGATCGTGTTTTCGGACACGCCCGGCGTTATCAAACCGCACTACGCCCTGCACGAAAGCATGATGCACCAGGTTGACGGCTCTATTGTTGATGCCGACCTTATTTTACTGGTCACCCACATTTATGAAGAGTATGACGAAGCAGACGTTCTTAAAAAATTGGAACGTTCATCAGCGCCGCTTGCCGTGCTCATCAACAAAATCGACCAGAGCGATGAAGAAACCGTAAAAAAGAAAGTTGAATTTTGGCAGGAAAAATTAAACCCTAAAGCCATCTTCGCCATATCGGCATTGCATGGCCACAACATCAAAGCCATTATGGATTTCGTGATCGAAAACCTGCCCGAGCATGCCGCTTATTATGAAAAAGATGCCCTGACTGATCGTAACGACCGCTTCTTCGCTTCAGAAATGATCCGCGAGCAGGTGTTTAAGCAATACAAAAAAGAAATTCCTTATAGCACCGAGGTTATTGTAACCGCGTTTATAGAAGGCGAAAAACTTTACCGCATCAGCGCCGAGATCATTGTGGAGCGCGAATCGCAAAAAAACATCATCATAGGCAAAGGCGGCGAAATGTTAAAAATCACCGGTACCTATGCCCGCCGCGCCATGGAAGACTTTTTTCAGCAAAAGGTTTTCCTGGAAATGTTTGTAAAAGTAATCCCCGACTGGCGTACCAAAAAGAATTACCTCAAACAATTCGGGTACGAATAG